Sequence from the Wielerella bovis genome:
CAATAATGGTAGGTTTTGCGTGTTCTTCAAAACGAATATCGCCTTCGCCATAATAAACCATTGCTTTCATGGGGTTACTCCTGTATTAGGTTATTCAGTAGGGGAGAATAATTTGCCATTAATTTAATAAAGAAATAAAGACAAATTTGAGGTATGAATTAAAATCACAATGTTAAGGTATCAGTTTATTACCTTAACTTAAATTTGCGTTAATTCAGTATCTATTGTTATCTCAATGGCGGATTTTGTCAAATAAAAATTATTGCTATTTTTTGTATAATCAAAAGGTTATAGTATAACATTTGATTTGTGGGTTTAGTTTTTTATAACTGTCTCATTTTTGATTAAAGGCAGCCTGAAAGTTTTAAGTTGTTTATTTTATTGTAATATATTGTTTTAATTTGTATTATTTTTAAAAAATATTTTTGAATGTAAAATAAATGGTAACTAAATGGTATGAGAGTTTTGTTATTCAATAGGTTTTTGATAGAATCATCAGCCATAAACATAAATTAATTATTCTAAAAATAGTTTTACTTTTTTTCACACCCTTCAATAATCAATGAGGAAACACATATGAAGAAATCATTAAGTATTTTAAGCTTAAGTATTTTATTGGCTGCTTGCGGGGGGGGGGCAAGAAACTACGCCTGCACCGAAAGCTGAAGAGCAAACTCAAACGCAAACTACTTCTGCACCTGCGAAACGTGAGGGTAAAACGTACATGGTGGCAACGGAAAGTTCTAATCCTCCGTTTGTTACACGTGATGGAAATGGTCAAGTATCTGGTTTTGAATATGATTTGTTAGAAGCCATTGCAGAGAAAAAAGGATTCAATTTAACATTTATTCCAAAAAGTTGGAATGAAATGTTTGCTAGTTTGGATTCTGACTCGGTAGATATTATTACTTCTAATATCTCAATTACACCTGAACGACAACAAAAATATGATTTTGTTACGCCACATTTTGAATCTGGTAGCTATGTTTTACAAAAAAGTGGTAATAAGGTAAGCACTTGGAAAGATTTGGCGAATAAAAATGTTGCTGTACAAACGGATACATTGCAACAAGATTTGCTGAATAAATATAATTTAAAACATTCGGCTTATGATTCTGCTTGGGCAGGTGTGAAACCTGTATTGTCTGGTGAGCAAGATGCGTTTGTGGCAGATAAAGGTGTGATTTTATATTTCCACAATCAATATAAAAATGAAAGTTCTGTTAGTGCATTGCCTGATGAAGATGGTAAAGCTGATTTAATCGGTATTGCTGTGAAAAAAGGTAATAC
This genomic interval carries:
- a CDS encoding substrate-binding periplasmic protein, which translates into the protein MVATESSNPPFVTRDGNGQVSGFEYDLLEAIAEKKGFNLTFIPKSWNEMFASLDSDSVDIITSNISITPERQQKYDFVTPHFESGSYVLQKSGNKVSTWKDLANKNVAVQTDTLQQDLLNKYNLKHSAYDSAWAGVKPVLSGEQDAFVADKGVILYFHNQYKNESSVSALPDEDGKADLIGIAVKKGNTDLLNILNDGMKQIRADGTYDKIYNKWLGSDDGAPSADAAK